In Aspergillus luchuensis IFO 4308 DNA, chromosome 1, nearly complete sequence, the following are encoded in one genomic region:
- a CDS encoding bifunctional AAA family ATPase chaperone/translocase BCS1 (COG:O;~EggNog:ENOG410PG2M;~InterPro:IPR014851,IPR003959,IPR003960,IPR027417, IPR003593;~PFAM:PF08740,PF00004;~go_function: GO:0005524 - ATP binding [Evidence IEA];~go_function: GO:0016887 - ATPase activity [Evidence IEA]), whose amino-acid sequence MDPNGPSSTPGLPSPGDLIAQQRKDAIQAAGQPTGDGGLLSQLTNNPFFTAGFGLAGLGAGVSLAQKGFRHGAALLRRRMLVDVEISIKDDSYPWFLHWMTLYQQSQLNTARSAASRSGFMESILQRLTPGMRHLSIQTQKVEHSNGAIHTHFALVPGPGRHVLRYKNAFIFVNRMRESKSQDLHTGRPWETITLTTLYSHRHVFEDLFTEAHAYAAKSHEGKTSIYNSWGTEWKLFGQPRRKRPLESVVLDEGVKERIVEDVQDFVGSGKWYHDRGIPYRRGYLLYGPPGTGKSSFIQALAGELDYDIAILNLSERGLTDDRLNHLLTIVPNRTLVLLEDVDAAFSNRRTQTDEDGYRGANVTFSGLLNALDGVASAEERIIFLTTNHVERLDEALVRPGRVDMTVRLGEVTRYQVGCLWDRFYGELDPSGTNRQVFLDRLQELGLIEDENGVKADRTKSTSAAALQGLFLYNKGNMEGAIAMAEGLTFRVHDEGM is encoded by the exons ATGGACCCCAATGGACCATCAAGTACTCCAGGGCTGCCTTCGCCTGGCGATCTGATTGCGCAGCAACGGAAAGATGCCATCCAAGCAGCGGGGCAGCCTACAGGCGACGGAGGCCTTCTCTCCCAGCTAACCAACAATCCTTTCTTTACCGCA GGATTTGGTCTTGCCGGTCTGGGGGCCGGAGTCAGTCTCGCACAAAAAGGCTTCCGCCATGGCGCCGCTCTCCTCCGTCGGCGCATGCTTGTCGACGTCGAAATCAGCATCAAGGACGACTCTTACCCGTGGTTCCTTCACTGGATGACACTATACCAACAATCGCAGCTTAATACGGCCCGCTCCGCTGCCAGCAGGTCTGGTTTCATGGAGTCCATACTACAGAGGCTGACCCCCGGGATGCGCCACCTCTCGATTCAAACGCAGAAAGTCGAGCACAGCAATGGGGCGATACATACACATTTCGCGCTGGTACCGGGACCCGGAAGGCATGTTTTGCGCTACAAGAACGCgttcatcttcgtcaaccgGATGCGAGAGTCCAAGTCCCAGGACCTACACACGGGCCGGCCGTGGGAGACCATCACTCTGACCACGCTTTATTCGCATCGACATGTCTTCGAGGACCTCTTCACTGAAGCGCATGCGTATGCGGCCAAATCTCACGAAGGCAAGACATCTATCTACAATAGCTGGGGCACCGAATGGAAGCTTTTTGGACAGCCGCGCCGGAAGCGTCCGTTGGAGTCGGTGGTTCTCGACGAAGGAGTCAAGGAGCGAATTGTCGAGGATGTGCAGGACTTCGTGGGCAGTGGCAAATGGTATCACGACCGAGGTATCCCCTACCGCCGCGGTTATCTCCTCTACGGGCCCCCGGGAACGGGTAAGAGTTCGTTCATCCAAGCCTTGGCGGGCGAATTGGACTACGATATTGCCATCTTGAACCTCAGCGAACGGGGACTGACGGATGATCGGCTGAATCACCTTCTGACAATTGTTCCGAACCGAACCCTGGTTTTGCTCGAGGATGTAGATGCTGCGTTCTCGAATCGCCGGACTCAAACGGACGAGGACGGTTATCGTGGAGCCAATGTTACATTCTCGGGTCTTCTGAATGCTCTGGATGGCGTTGCAAGCGCCGAGGAACGGATtatcttcctcaccaccaaccacgtCGAACGACTTGACGAGGCGCTAGTCCGACCGGGTCGCGTGGACATGACGGTGCGTCTGGGCGAAGTGACTCGCTATCAAGTCGGCTGTCTCTGGGACCGGTTCTACGGAGAGCTTGACCCGAGTGGCACCAATCGACAGGTCTTCCTCGACCGGCTACAAGAATTAGGGCTGATCGAGGACGAGAACGGCGTCAAGGCCGATCGGACGAAGAGCACCAGCGCTGCTGCTTTACAGGGCTTGTTCTTGTACAACAAGGGCAATATGGAGGGAGCGATTGCTATGGCCGAGGGGCTGACATTCCGTGTTCATGATGAGGGTATGTAG
- a CDS encoding putative Zn-dependent hydrolase/oxidoreductase family protein (COG:S;~EggNog:ENOG410PICU;~InterPro:IPR024884,IPR036866,IPR001279;~PFAM:PF13483,PF12706;~SECRETED:SignalP(1-26);~go_function: GO:0008270 - zinc ion binding [Evidence IEA];~go_function: GO:0070290 - N-acylphosphatidylethanolamine-specific phospholipase D activity [Evidence IEA]), with the protein MTKATSAASTSAALYSLAVVLSPASEGPEDVKEKAHHLKNGFQNPWDSWQSPTVGNALRMWGGIITGKIKFPDVTPPTVPVQQPKFLPDRETSGLRATWLGHACYYVEFPNGLRVLFDPVFEDRCSPVSFMGPKRFTEMPCRIEDIPIIDAVVISHNHYDHLSHPTVMEISRRHPNCHFFAPLGNKAWFSSIGIDKMTELDWWDERDIVLSPSHESVTEAGAGEGQSSNQSNITARISCLPSQHTSNRGVFDRSKTLWASWGIEAGGRKLWFAGDTGYRNVPMLPAGTDDHAPEYDFPSCPAFKQIGQFRGPFDLGLIPIGAYSPRWFMSPMHADPDDAVQIFRDTKCKRAMAIHWGTWVLTDEDVLEPPKKLKEALTKYGYPEVGAFDVCDIGESREF; encoded by the exons ATGACCAAAGCTACTTCCGCAGCTTCAACGTCGGCAGCCCTCTACTCCCTAGCCGTTGTGCTCTCCCCAGCCTCTGAGGGACCTGAGGATGTTAAGGAGAAAGCTCACCATCTCAAAAATGGCTTTCAAAACCCCTGGGA CTCATGGCAATCTCCGACAGTTGGTAACGCTCTTCGCATGTGGGG GGGAATCATAACGGGGAAAATCAAGTTCCCGGATGTCACGCCTCCTACAGTGCCTGTTCAGCAGCCCAAGTTTCTGCCTGATCGGGAAACATCTGGTCTGCGGGCGACATGGCTTGGCCATGCTTGTTACTACGTCGAATTTCCCAATGGCCTACGAGTTCTGTTCGACCCGGTATTCGAAGACCGTTGCTCTCCGGTCTCCTTCATGGGCCCAAAGCGCTTCACTGAGATGCCATGCCGCATCGAGGACATCCCAATTATCGATGCGGTTGTAATCTCCCACAACCATTACGATCATCTCTCTCATCCAACCGTCATGGAAATCTCGCGACGCCATCCCAATTGTCACTTCTTTGCACCCCTTGGCAATAAGGCGTGGTTCAGCAGCATTGGGATAGACAAAATGACTGAGCTCGATTGGTGGGACGAGCGAGACATTGTTCTTTCACCCTCGCATGAATCAGTCACCGAGGCCGGTGCCGGTGAGGGCCAGAGTTCAAACCAGTCTAACATCACAGCTCGCATCAGCTGCTTGCCTTCGCAGCATACAAGCAATCGAGGTGTGTTTGATCGATCAAAGACCCTGTGGGCATCGTGGGGCATTGAAGCTGGAGGTCGGAAGCTGTGGTTTGCAGG AGACACAGGATATCGGAATGTGCCAATGCTTCCTGCCGGTACCGATGATCATGCTCCGGAGTACGATTTCCCCTCATGTCCTGCGTTTAAACAAATTGGTCAATTCCGGGGGCCTTTTGACCTCGGATTGATCCCGATTGGCGCCTACTCACCCAGATGGTTCATGAGCCCTATGCATGCAGACCCTGATGATGCAGTTCAAATTTTCCGGGATACCAAATGCAAAAGAGCCATGGCTATTCATTGGGGAACTTGGGTCTTGACAGACGAAGATGTCCTTGAGCCACCAAAGAAATTGAAGGAGGCGCTCACCAAGTATGGCTATCCAGAGGTCGGGGCATTTGACGTTTGTGACATCGGCGAAAGTCGGGAATTCTAA
- the CCT3 gene encoding chaperonin-containing T-complex subunit CCT3 (COG:O;~EggNog:ENOG410PGNN;~InterPro:IPR002423,IPR027410,IPR027413,IPR017998, IPR002194,IPR012719,IPR027409;~PFAM:PF00118;~go_function: GO:0005524 - ATP binding [Evidence IEA];~go_function: GO:0051082 - unfolded protein binding [Evidence IEA];~go_process: GO:0006457 - protein folding [Evidence IEA]) gives MQAPVVVMNTNAGERQVGRKAQLSNIAAAKTVADIIRSCLGPKAMLKMLLDPMGGIVLTNDGHAILREIEVSHPAAKSMIELSRTQDEEVGDGTTTVIILAGEMLAQALPQLERNIHPVVIISAFKRALADALAIVEEVSIPVDIDDDKAMYTLIQSSIGTKFVSRWSELMCSLALKAVRTVSFDAGGGKREVDIKRYARVEKIPGGQIEDSEVIDGVMVNKDITHPKMRRRIENPRVLLLDCPLEYKKGESQTNIEITKEDDWNRILQIEEEQVKAMCDAIIALKPDVVITEKGVSDLAQHYLVKANITALRRVRKTDNNRIARATGATIVNRVDDLQESDIGTQCGLFEIEKIGDEYFTFLRKCQNPKACTILLRGPSKDIINEIERNLQDAMAVARNVIFHPRLSPGGGAIEMAVSVRLSQLAKSIEGVQQWPYKAVADAMEVIPRTLAQNAGASPIRVLTRMRAKHVEGQTTWGLDGDSGALVDMKEYGVWEPEAVKLQSIKTAVESACLLLRVDDICSGKSAQQAGAGLGVGGGDD, from the exons atgcAAGcaccggtggtggtgatga ACACCAATGCTGGTGAGAGACAGGTTGGTCGTAAAGCCCAGCTGTCTAATATCGCTGCTGCGAAGAC TGTCGCGGATATTATTCGGTCATGTCTGGGACCCAAGGCTATGTTGAAGATGCTTCTCGACCCCATGGGCGGTATTGTTTTGACGAACGATGGACACGCTATCTTGAGAGAAATCGAGGTGTCGCACCCCGCTGCGAAGAGCATGATCGAGTTGAGTCGGACCCAGGACGAGGAAGTCGGTGATGGAACAACGACTGTTATCATTCTGG CTGGTGAGATGCTCGCTCAGGCCCTCCCCCAGCTCGAACGTAACATTCACCCCGTTGTCATCATCTCGGCTTTCAAGCGTGCTCTGGCCGACGCCCTTGCCATTGTGGAGGAAGTTTCGATACCCGtggatattgatgatgataaggcTATGTACACCCTCATTCAGTCGTCCATCGGCACGAAGTTCGTTTCCCGGTGGTCGGAGCTCATGTGCAGCCTCGCCCTGAAGGCTGTCCGGACCGTGTCTTtcgatgctggtggtggaaagCGGGAGGTCGACATCAAGCGGTACGCTCGTGTTGAGAAGATTCCCGGTGGTCAGATTGAGGACAGTGAGGTTATCGACGGTGTCATGGTCAACAAGGACATCACCCACCCCaagatgcggagaaggataGAGAACCCCCGCGTTCTGCTGCTCGACTGCCCGTTGGAATACAAGAAGGGTGAATCGCAGACGAACATCGAGATTACCAAGGAGGACGACTGGAACCGTATCCTGCAGattgaggaggagcaggttAAGGCCATGTGCGATGCTATCATCGCCCTCAAGCCTGACGTTGTCATTACGGAGAAGGGTGTCTCAG ACCTTGCCCAGCACTACCTGGTGAAGGCCAACATTACCGCCCTCCGCCGTGTGAGAAAGACCGATAACAACCGTATCGCCAGAGCCACGGGTGCGACCATCGTGAACCGGGTCGACGACCTCCAGGAGTCCGACATTGGAACTCAGTGCGGACTTTTCGAGATCGAGAAGATTGGCGACGAGTACTTCACCTTCCTCAGAAAGTGCCAGAACCCCAAGGCTTGCACTATCCTTCTCCGCGGCCCCTCCAAGGACATCATCAACGAGATCGAGCGGAACCTCCAGGACGCCATGGCCGTCGCCCGGAACgtcatcttccacccccgTCTTTCccccggtggtggtgccattGAAATGGCCGTGTCTGTCAGATTGAGCCAGTTGGCCAAGTCCATTGAGGGTGTCCAGCAATGGCCCTACAAGGCTGTTGCCGATGCCATGGAGGTTATCCCCAGAACATTGGCACAGAACGCCGGTGCCAGCCCTATCCGTGTCCTCACCCGCATGAGGGCCAAGCACGTTGAGGGCCAGACCACATGGGGTCTGGACGGTGACTCCGGTGCCTTGGTGGACATGAAGGAGTATGGCGTCTGGGAGCCCGAGGCGGTTAAGCTTCAGAGCATCAAGACCGCTGTCGAG TCCGCATGCTTGCTCCTCCGTGTCGACGATATCTGCAGTGGCAAGTCTGCTCAGCAGGCCGGTGCCGGTCTCGGtgtcggtggtggagatgatTAA
- a CDS encoding PRKRIP1 family protein (COG:S;~EggNog:ENOG410PQ3T;~InterPro:IPR009548;~PFAM:PF06658;~go_function: GO:0003725 - double-stranded RNA binding [Evidence IEA]), with protein sequence MSEPGPESIPTSADPRSKRPTKRRAVTALDEHATQIESLFRDPTKEIKLPDPSKQRTSTSLPPPPEIVANVQGSSAGAGSGEFHVYKASRRREYERQRLMQSEVDKEKEDKEWEQKREEARRKDEEKTEKNRKKREKRNAKKGKKGGSGGGASNGGDKMAVDETGKKVAGGADGDKKDGTENGDGNGPEEVAEVPGVIIHDD encoded by the coding sequence ATGTCCGAACCCGGCCCCGAATCAATCCCTACCAGCGCAGACCCGCGCAGCAAACGTCCCACCAAACGCCGCGCCGTGACAGCACTCGACGAACACGCCACGCAAATCGAGTCGCTTTTCCGCGACCCCACAAAAGAAATTAAGCTTCCGGACCCCTCCAAGCAACGAACCTCGACATCgctaccgccgccgccagaGATTGTCGCCAACGTCCAGGGTTCCTCTGCTGGTGCGGGGTCGGGCGAGTTCCATGTTTACAAGGCGAGTCGGCGGAGGGAGTATGAGCGTCAGCGGCTGATGCAGAGCGAGGtcgacaaggagaaggaagataaGGAGTGGGAGCAGAAGCGGGAGGAAGCGCGgaggaaggatgaagagaagacggagaagaatcggaagaagagggagaagaggaatgcgaagaaggggaagaagggtggtAGTGGGGGTGGTGCGTCGAATGGGGGGGATAAGATGGCTGTTGACGagacggggaagaaggtcgcgggtggtgctgatggggATAAGAAGGACGGAACTGAGAATGGGGACGGGAATGGTCCTGAGGAGGTTGCTGAGGTTCCCGGAGTGATTATTCATGATGACTGA
- a CDS encoding ubiquitin-conjugating enzyme E2 (COG:O;~EggNog:ENOG410QE85;~InterPro:IPR016135,IPR000608;~PFAM:PF00179): MNTSGVPNAPNTGTSRTFQFDLNDVCCLKSNPSLTGIVVRTYLDVYPLGQPEDDLMVSYTSVPQDVLTEYLQTGVPRKGYVIVQFKWVSQGSSLIHEDDLELLDRCINFGSYVKRISDDTMCGTVIGASATCTLEPVAYRNYDESLGEYGSVEFNERLMPRSRRRPGTDSSRPLPIHDVPLSELMHHEPFINDDLIIYHQKLGIIRQVDRDAILRVSNVPVSLVDPKAIEVPCPFDDNELICMPKGQPCRVVDTNLRYMEHDYVIPGQYVCTKYKNMRGTKGGIVPKEDPRSFGHGHVLSTPATEYKVEWLCTNVFGLGTCEIPNGIETLRASVFERDAVICDFENLSAGGTVESATSLQIGDMIRFRDPKSAVQKYSYQHIPPEETFGYDMNMFHITSRKTALTVRWLDGSVTTEDIKCLRWDPGLDENIWPGSIVVLKDGIETMHWPGLGSTSAYIRQLPSHRRHRESKIRARTVGVVQAVNIQERIVTVRWYKDPYLILLHGGQILASLYSKLDELGDTISQVSLYELDVFPCLERSHGDIVLLAPDTIHTSVLTEGSLSAYNVAGPCTFSYTSSLSLSEMHSYLKDMSLAMFHWEWFKSTTTVDTSPLPPRHSHHYQRKLSERSTADFVGQIIAIDVNGEITVRLAGTCRDVRVPFERIMMVMDGGFTTPLGDPAPGDIATMSMSSAYAYKEEGPGVGDEEELLQFDDEEGFSSDDDEDMSETTLREALRRYVNGEDGILLDDDEEWISGNDEEEEEEAISGSDVEDMSEIKCAVYRYVNSSSADDGYSEDADMKTENDSDFDMRDALDGVVEQSEEMTIPPGFLILEGPPPSDHHFISKDEAGGSALRIKRIQKECEILDDSLPPGIFVRAWESRMDLLRVLFIGPEGTPYQYAPFLIDFHFPGDFPRKPPEAFFHSWISGQGRINPNLYEDGKICLSILGTWPTQNQEEMWSATKSTVLQILVSIMGLVLVQSPFYNEAGYEVFAAEGGRRVESDKYTEKTFLTTRRYIKYALDHSVSGMEDIVDWNYLPSRLNSEDCSRPLLLRRAIDTALAMIEHEGHTSSGGERSASAFVSRLSLGAVVMLRKYITELEALEVDATAKQ; encoded by the exons ATGAATACGAGTGGCGTCCCCAACGCTCCGAACACGGGGACTTCACGTACTTTCCAG TTTGATCTCAACGATGTTTGCTGTTTGAAATCAAATCCATCTTTAACGGGTATTGTTGTA AGGACATATCTCGAT GTGTATCCGTTGGGACAACCGGAAGATGATTTAATGGTCTCATATACATCAGTGCCACAGGACGTCCTGACTGAGTACTTACAAACCGGTGTG CCACGCAAAGGATATGTCATTGTTCAGTTCAAATGGGTTTCGCAAGGGAGTTCTCTCATCCACGAGGATGATCTCGAACTTCTCGATCGGTGCATCAACTTCGGTAGCTATGTCAAGAGAATTTCGGACGACACAATGTGTGGCACGGTCATCGGTGCATCCGCTACGTGCACACTCGAGCCGGTTGCGTATCGTAACTATGACGAGTCGTTGGGCGAATATGGCTCCGTCGAGTTCAACGAACGGCTCATGCCTCGCAGCCGCAGAAGACCCGGGACCGATTCTTCGCGTCCTTTGCCAATACATGATGTGCCTTTGTCTGAGCTCATGCATCATGAGCCGTTTATCAACGATGACTTGATCATTTACCATCAGAAACTGGGGATCATTCGGCAGGTCGACCGGGATGCTATTTTGCGTGTTTCCAACGTGCCTGTCTCGCTTGTTGATCCCAAAGCTATTGAAGTCCCTTGCCCCTTCGATGACAATGAGCTCATATGCATGCCCAAGGGCCAGCCATGTAGAGTTGTGGACACTAACTTGCGATACATGGAGCATGACTATGTGATTCCAGGTCAGTATGTGTGTACGAAATACAAAAATATGCGCGGGACAAAAGGAGGTATAGTTCCGAAGGAAGATCCCCGTTCCTTTGGCCACGGCCATGTCCTGTCCACGCCAGCTACGGAGTATAAGGTGGAATGGCTTTGTACGAATGTTTTTGGTCTTGGAACATGTGAGATCCCGAATGGAATAGAGACTCTCAGAGCATCTGTCTTCGAACGCGATGCTGTGATATGCGACTTCGAGAATCTCTCGGCTGGAGGTACAGTGGAATCGGCGACCTCGCTTCAGATCGGTGATATGATACGTTTTCGAGATCCGAAAAGCGCCGTTCAGAAATACTCTTACCAACATATTCCTCCTGAAGAGACTTTTGGTTATGACATGAACATGTTTCATATTACCTCAAGAAAGACAGCACTGACTGTCAGATGGTTGGACGGGAGTGTCACCACCGAAGATATAAAATGCCTTCGTTGGGACCCCGGGCTTGATGAAAATATATGGCCCGGGAGCATCGTCGTCCTAAAGGATGGGATTGAGACCATGCATTGGCCCGGCTTGGGATCCACATCTGCATATATCCGGCAACTGCCTAGTCATAGGAGACACAGGGAATCAAAAATCCGAGCAAGAACAGTAGGTGTGGTCCAAGCTGTTAACATTCAAGAGCGAATAGTTACTGTCCGATGGTATAAGGATCCTTATCTTATACTCTTGCATGGCGGGCAGATCCTAGCTTCTCTCTACTCTAAGCTGGACGAGCTGGGTGATACAATCAGCCAAGTATCTCTGTATGAGCTTGACGTGTTTCCTTGTCTGGAAAGATCACATGGTGATATTGTACTTCTCGCCCCAGACACCATCCATACCTCGGTCTTGACGGAAGGGTCACTGAGTGCATACAACGTCGCTGGCCCTTGCACATTTAGTTATACATCGTCATTGTCACTTTCGGAAATGCACTCATACCTCAAGGATATGAGTCTCGCCATGTTTCATTGGGAATGGTTCAAAAGCACGACCACGGTTGACAcctcacctcttcctccgagaCATAGTCACCACTATCAGCGTAAGCTCAGTGAAAGATCCACTGCAGACTTCGTCGGTCAGATCATTGCAATTGATGTTAATGGTGAGATTACTGTTCGACTAGCTGGTACTTGTCGCGACGTCCGCGTTCCGTTTGAAAGGATCATGATGGTCATGGATGGAGGCTTCACCACTCCACTTGGGGATCCAGCTCCAGGTGATATAGCGACCATGTCAATGAGCTCAGCTTATGCATATAAAGAAGAGGGTCCAggagttggtgatgaggaggagcttTTACagtttgatgatgaagaagggttctcgagtgatgatgatgaggatatgtcGGAGACGACGCTCCGAGAAGCCCTCCGCCGATATGTCaatggtgaggatggtatTCTacttgatgatgacgaagaatggATTTCAGGtaatgacgaggaggaagaggaggaagccatCTCAGGTAGTGATGTTGAAGATATGTCGGAGATCAAATGCGCTGTATATCGATATGTCAATTCTAGTTCTGCAGATGACGGCTATTCCGAAGATGCAGACATGAAGACAGAGAATGACTCCGACTTTGATATGAGAGATGCTTTGGATGGAGTAGTTGAACAAAGTGAGGAAATGACAATACCTCCAGGGTTCCTCATATTGGAAggcccccctccctccgatCATCATTTTATCTCGAAGGATGAGGCAGGGGGCTCGGCCTTACGAATCAAGCGTATCCAAAAGGAGTGCGAAATACTCGATGACTCACTCCCTCCAGGGATCTTTGTGCGAGCATGGGAGTCGAGGATGGACCTGCTCAGGGTTTTGTTCATTGGGCCGGAGGGGACCCCTTACCAATATGCGCCATTCCTGATAGACTTCCATTTCCCAGGGGACTTTCCTAGAAAGCCACCTGAGGCATTCTTCCACTCGTGGATCAGCGGCCAAGGAAGGATAAATCCGAATCTCTACGAAGATGGTAAGATCTGCCTGAGCATTCTAGGAACATGGCCCACTCAGAACCAGGAGGAAATGTGGTCAGCAACTAAGTCCACTGTTCTACAAATTCTGGTCTCGATTATGGGATTGGTCCTGGTGCAAAGCCCCTTCTACA ATGAGGCCGGGTATGAAGTTTTTGCTGCAGAGGGCGGTAGGCGAGTCGAGTCAGACAAGTATACGGAAAAGACGTTCTTGACTACACGCAGATATATCAAGTATGCCCTAGATCATTCAGTAAGTGGCATGGAGGACATTGTGGATTGGAACTATTTGCCTAGTCGCTTGAATTCAGAAGACTGCAGCAGGCCACTCCTGCTCCGTCGCGCTATCGATACGGCATTGGCGATGATAGAGCATGAGGGGCATACCAGCAGTGGAGGGGAGCGCAGTGCCTCGGCGTTTGTCTCGCGTCTTAGCCTGGGGGCTGTGGTCATGCTCCGAAAGTATATCACGGAGCTTGAGGCTTTGGAGGTAGATGCGACTGCCAAACAATAG
- a CDS encoding uncharacterized protein (COG:S;~EggNog:ENOG410PSUB;~InterPro:IPR036957,IPR001510;~PFAM:PF00645;~go_function: GO:0003677 - DNA binding [Evidence IEA];~go_function: GO:0008270 - zinc ion binding [Evidence IEA]) → MGAYRLEQASTGRAGCKNKECKDQGIKILKGELRHGSWVDTERFQSYFWRHWGCVTPKIIANMVETVGEEGERDWSALDGYDELPEELQVKVRRAIEQGHVDDEDWKGDVELNRPGKTGFRKRVTKKDNDETQEESTPKKATPQSKKRARAEPKEESGSEAEAEDTKEKPKTKKATPQTKKRARAEPKKEAESDAEEEATKETPKTKKATSQTKKRAKAGAEDDADEAKETPKTKKPRKNSAASKQAPVEDEESDAPLVETNKKPAATKGKRGKAAAAPAAAEPATTRPTRGRPATKKKQAPVADDEGEAEPEPAEKPKRTYKKRKST, encoded by the exons ATGGGTGCCTATCGTCTCG AGCAAGCCTCAACTGGCCGCGCTGGTTGCAAAAACAAAGAATGTAAAGACCAGGGCATCAAAATCCTCAAGGGCGAGTTGCGCCATGGCTCTTGGGTTGATACCGAACGCTTTCAGAGCTACTTCTGGCGTCACTG GGGCTGCGTCACCCCCAAGATCATTGCTAATATGGTCGAAACGGttggtgaagagggcgaGAGAGACTGGTCGGCCTTGGATGGCTACGACGAGCTCCCTGAGGAGCTGCAGGTGAAGGTTCGCAGGGCGATAGAGCAGGGCcatgtcgatgatgaggactgGAAGGGG GATGTCGAACTCAATCGGCCTGGAAAGACGGGATTCCGGAAGCGTGTGACTAAGAAGGATAAT GACGAAACCCAGGAGGAATCCACTCCCAAGAAGGCCACGCCTCAGAGTAAGAAGCGCGCTCGCGCTGAGCCCAAGGAGGAGTCCGGCTCTGAAGCTGAGGCAGAGGACACCAAAGAGAAGCCCAAGACTAAAAAGGCCACTCCCCAGACCAAGAAGCGTGCTCGTGCTGAGCCTAAGAAGGAAGCCGAGTCTGACGCTGAAGAAGAGGCTACTAAAGAGACgcccaagaccaagaaggCTACTTCTCAGACTAAGAAGCGTGCTAAAGCTGGAGCCGAAGACGACGCTGATGAAGCTAAAGAAACGCCCAAGACTAAGAAGCCTCGCAAGAACAGTGCTGCCTCCAAGCAAGCACctgtcgaggatgaagagtctGATGCTCCTCTTGTCGAAACGAATAAGAAGCCAGCCGCCACCAAGGGCAAACGTGGcaaagctgctgctgctcctgccgcTGCGGAGCCCGCTACTACTCGTCCCACCAGGGGCAGACCcgcgacaaagaagaagcaagccCCCGTTGCTGACGATGAGGGTGAAGCTGAGCCTGAGCCGGCCGAGAAGCCGAAGCGGACAtacaagaagagaaagtctACCTGA